A region of the Pseudomonas sp. A34-9 genome:
CGAAGATGATGATCACGGCCCAGATCAGCGGAAGATCAATACCCATGGCTCAAATCTCCTTGGTCAGGCTGGGGGTGTCGTCGTGATCGGCATCGGCCGTATCGTCGGCGGCGGACAACGGACGCGCCGGTGTGCGCTGTTTGCCTGGACCACCGTCCGGTGTCTCGGCGCCTTCGCTGATCTTCGGCCCTTTGCGCACCAGACGCATCATGTAACCGAGGCCCGCGCCGAACAGGGCGAAATACACCACCACAAACATGATCAGGGTGATGCTCATCTGCATGAAGCTGTGGTTGGAAGAAGCATCGGCGGTGCGCATCAAGCCGTAGACCACCCACGGCTGACGACCGATCTCGGTGGTGAACCAGCCGGCGAGAATCGCGATCAGGCCGGACGGCCCCATCCACAACGCCAGGTACAGGAACGGCCGCGAGGTGTAGAGCGAATCCCGCTTGCGCAGCCACAGACTCCACAAACCGGTGAAGATCATCAGGAAACCCAGGCCGACCATGATCCGGAACGACCAGAACACGATGGTCGAATTCGGCCGGTCCTGCGGCGGGAATTCCTTGAGCGCGGGCACCTGTTTGTCCAGCGAGTGGGTCAGGATCAGGCTGCCGAGGTACGGAATCTCCACGGCGAACTTGGTTTTCTCTTCTTTCATGTCCGGCCAGCCGAACAGGATCAGCGGCGTGGCTTCGTCGCCTTTGTTTTCCCAGTGACCTTCGATCGCGGCGATTTTTGCCGGCTGATGCTCGAGGGTATTAAGACCATGGAAGTCGCCGATGACGGCCTGGATCGGCGCAACTATCAGCGCCATCCACATCGCCATCGAGAGCATGGTACGGATCGCCGGGTTGTCCTTGCCGCGCAGCAAGTGCCAGGCCGCCGAGGAGCCGACGAAGAACGCCGTGGCGACGAACGCCGCCGTCGCCATGTGCATCAGGCGATAGGGGAACGAAGGATTGAAGATGATCGCCAGCCAGTCGGTGGGAATCACCTGGCCGTTGACGATTTCAAAGCCTTGCGGGGTCTGCATCCAGCTATTGGAAGCGAGAATCCAGAACGTTGAAATCAGCGTACCGATGGCCACCATCACCGTGGCGAAGAAGTGCAGCCCACGCCCGACCTTGTTCCAGCCGAACAGCATCACGCCGAGGAAACCGGCTTCGAGGAAGAATGCCGTGAGCACCTCATAGGTCAGCAACGGCCCGGTGACAGCACCGGCGAAGTCCGAGAAGCGGCTCCAGTTGGTGCCGAACTGGTAGGCCATGACCAACCCCGAAACCACGCCCATGCCGAAGTTGACGGCAAAGATCTTCGACCAGAAATGGTAGAGGTCACGGTAGGTGTCGTTGCGGGTTTTCAGCCACAGGCCTTCGAGCACCGCAAGGTAACTCGCCAGACCGATGGTGATGGCCGGGAACAGGATGTGGAACGAGATGGTGAACGCGAACTGAATTCGGGCGAGATCGAGTGCCTCTAAACCGAACATAAGTCTTCCTCTGTCAGGTAATACCGGCTGCGGGCCCGGAGGCCTGCACCCACTGCCCCCACGGATATGGAGTGCGGCGAATTCTGATTCGTTCTTTTTAAACAACCATCGCAACGCAGGGAGTCTGGCCAACTGGCCACCGGATCAATTCCGTCTGGGGTCTTGATCTGGATCAAGCAACGTTGAAAGAGTAGTCCCATTTTTGCCGATGAACCGCGTGGTCGTTTGCCGCGTGACAAGTTGCCTCATTGCTGCGGCAATGCTCTGCCACACATCCCCGACGGGTCGTAAGCGAGGAAAACAGTACTGATTCCGAGGACGACACAAATTCCCGAACAGCAGAATCAATCTGCACCGCAGACAAATCGATGTCCTCCTAACTAAATTTTTTGTCATAGCAACTTCCTGTTACAGACTGGTGATAACCTCGGCATTCCCCTCGAGCCAGACCTGCCTTCAGATGCCCAGCCAAGCGCCCCTGCTGTTACGTCATCATCGT
Encoded here:
- a CDS encoding cytochrome ubiquinol oxidase subunit I, coding for MFGLEALDLARIQFAFTISFHILFPAITIGLASYLAVLEGLWLKTRNDTYRDLYHFWSKIFAVNFGMGVVSGLVMAYQFGTNWSRFSDFAGAVTGPLLTYEVLTAFFLEAGFLGVMLFGWNKVGRGLHFFATVMVAIGTLISTFWILASNSWMQTPQGFEIVNGQVIPTDWLAIIFNPSFPYRLMHMATAAFVATAFFVGSSAAWHLLRGKDNPAIRTMLSMAMWMALIVAPIQAVIGDFHGLNTLEHQPAKIAAIEGHWENKGDEATPLILFGWPDMKEEKTKFAVEIPYLGSLILTHSLDKQVPALKEFPPQDRPNSTIVFWSFRIMVGLGFLMIFTGLWSLWLRKRDSLYTSRPFLYLALWMGPSGLIAILAGWFTTEIGRQPWVVYGLMRTADASSNHSFMQMSITLIMFVVVYFALFGAGLGYMMRLVRKGPKISEGAETPDGGPGKQRTPARPLSAADDTADADHDDTPSLTKEI